In Mycobacterium sp. SMC-8, a single window of DNA contains:
- a CDS encoding type II toxin-antitoxin system VapC family toxin: protein MKKILLDTHTLIWLVTSPGTIKSAAAEHLSDPSIELWVSAASAWEIGIKTRLGRLDGDPLLGAWSEVLADMSITELPIDSADAIVAARLPWEHRDPFDRMIVAQAVRRSLTIATRDQHVLAAALSPTLTV from the coding sequence TTGAAGAAAATCCTGCTCGACACCCATACGCTCATCTGGCTTGTGACCTCACCGGGCACAATCAAAAGCGCTGCTGCCGAACATCTTTCCGACCCCAGCATCGAACTGTGGGTCTCAGCTGCCTCGGCCTGGGAAATCGGCATCAAGACCCGACTTGGCCGTCTCGACGGTGACCCGCTGCTAGGTGCCTGGTCCGAAGTCCTGGCAGACATGAGTATCACCGAACTCCCCATCGACTCCGCGGACGCGATCGTTGCCGCGCGACTGCCATGGGAACACCGCGACCCCTTCGACCGGATGATTGTCGCCCAAGCGGTACGGCGATCCCTCACCATCGCCACCAGGGATCAGCACGTGCTCGCCGCGGCGCTGTCGCCCACCCTGACCGTCTAG
- a CDS encoding type II toxin-antitoxin system Phd/YefM family antitoxin has product MSPPTTVTSTEAKNRLNALLAEVERTGVAITITSHGRPVARLEPVKPVRRTFGQLPGLTVADNFDDPLPESELQHWEAAGS; this is encoded by the coding sequence ATGTCCCCCCCCACCACGGTCACCAGTACCGAGGCCAAGAACCGGCTCAACGCGCTGCTCGCAGAAGTCGAACGCACCGGTGTTGCGATCACCATCACCAGCCACGGTCGGCCCGTCGCGCGACTTGAACCTGTCAAACCCGTGCGGCGAACCTTTGGTCAGCTGCCGGGGCTCACCGTGGCCGACAACTTCGATGACCCGCTCCCTGAGTCGGAACTGCAGCACTGGGAAGCAGCTGGCAGTTGA
- a CDS encoding PIN domain nuclease has product MALIARYVIDTSAAARMRSAPVGARLAPLIEAGLVATTAQLDAEALYSARSSEEYEQLWSDRRLAYEYLPTGDEQWQAALEAHRALARTGQHRSVGMADLLIAAVAAHHEVTVIHYDSDFETAAGVIPFEQRWVVERGTV; this is encoded by the coding sequence ATGGCGCTGATCGCGCGCTACGTCATCGACACCAGCGCGGCCGCGCGGATGCGGTCGGCGCCGGTCGGCGCTCGGCTGGCGCCATTGATAGAGGCCGGACTGGTCGCAACGACCGCACAGCTGGACGCCGAAGCGCTATACAGTGCGCGTAGCTCCGAAGAGTACGAACAACTTTGGTCCGATCGGCGGTTGGCGTATGAGTATCTGCCGACAGGTGACGAACAGTGGCAAGCGGCACTGGAGGCTCATCGCGCGCTCGCGCGAACGGGCCAGCATCGGTCGGTCGGTATGGCGGATCTGCTGATCGCGGCGGTCGCTGCGCATCACGAGGTAACCGTCATCCACTACGACTCCGACTTTGAGACGGCCGCCGGCGTAATCCCCTTCGAACAGCGGTGGGTTGTGGAACGAGGCACCGTCTGA